The following are encoded together in the Triticum dicoccoides isolate Atlit2015 ecotype Zavitan chromosome 6B, WEW_v2.0, whole genome shotgun sequence genome:
- the LOC119324113 gene encoding non-specific lipid-transfer protein C6-like, with protein MASSSKPCAASVLLLLLALAVATAADATKKSIASEPRPSGPIFPRPAAKDIVASEPTIPRPSAEVDVSATCMGSLLELSPCLAFFRDAGTSKAPAGCCKGLGSIVRDQPACLCHIFNHTLERAIGVGIPVNRALALIRDVCGLTPPKVASCANAGAVPPLYVCPAPSA; from the coding sequence ATGGCGTCGTCCAGCAAGCCCTGCGCCGCCTCCGTCCTCCTCCTGCTGCTGGCCCTCGCCGTCGCCACGGCGGCCGACGCGACGAAGAAGAGCATCGCGTCGGAGCCCAGGCCGTCGGGACCCATCTTCCCGAGGCCGGCGGCGAAGGACATCGTCGCGTCGGAGCCCACCATCCCGAGGCCGTCGGCGGAGGTGGACGTGTCGGCGACGTGCATGGGGTCGCTGCTGGAGCTGAGCCCGTGCCTGGCCTTCTTCAGGGACGCCGGCACGTCCAAGGCGCCGGCGGGGTGCTGCAAGGGCCTGGGCAGCATCGTCCGAGACCAGCCGGCGTGCCTGTGCCACATCTTCAACCACACCCTGGAGCGGGCCATCGGCGTCGGCATCCCCGTCAACCGCGCGCTCGCCCTCATCCGCGACGTCTGCGGCCTCACGCCGCCCAAGGTTGCCAGCTGCGCCAACGCCGGCGCCGTGCCACCGCTTTACGTGTGCCCGGCGCCCTCGGCCTGA
- the LOC119324112 gene encoding transmembrane protein 53-like, which produces MAACSVRLLAAAAHRRGAAAFLHSPRRPVACSLSFPRGHGGIRGRAGLSSISLPSSASSAQGHAPFNLLPPDSEPFIQWDALPPQDTSAGGAGAGGREEGPALVVLLGWLGARQKHLRRYADLYRDRGVGSVRFVVPVRELLGLDLGRRVERRVADLSAEIAAWCDADRSRTLLFHTFSNTGWLAYGAVLENLQSRADIIERIKGCIVDSAPVLEIRPEVWAAGFSAAMLKKSSSLTGPSADSPDGSALNGALNKVTSVSELTKPSWGETFLLSTLQKFFEIVLHLPDVNRRMHKVLSVLSDKQPPCPQFYLYSSADRVIPAECVESFINMQRSLGLSVSAHNFVSSPHVDHYRSFPHLYSAKIDEFLKVCSLVSV; this is translated from the exons ATGGCGGCCTGCTCcgtccgcctcctcgccgccgccgcgcaccgCCGGGGCGCGGCCGCGTTCCTCCACTCGCCGCGGCGGCCCGTCGCGTGCTCCCTCTCGTTCCCGCGGGGCCACGGCGGCATCCGCGGCCGCGCCGGcctctcctccatctccctcccctcctccgcctcctccgcgcAGGGCCACGCGCCCTTCAACCTCCTCCCGCCGGACTCCGAGCCCTTCATCCAGTGGGACGCCCTGCCTCCGCAGGACACCTCCGCGGGCGGCGCAGGGGCAGGCGGAAGGGAGGAGGGCCCCGCGCTGGTGGTGCTGCTGGGCTGGCTCGGCGCGCGGCAGAAGCACCTGCGGAGGTACGCGGACCTCTACCGCGACCGCGGGGTCGGGTCCGTGCGGTTCGTGGTCCCCGTCCGCGAGCTCCTGGGGCTCGACCTCGGCCGCCGCGTCGAGCGCAGGGTCGCCGACCTCTCCGCCGAGATCGCCGCCTGGTGCGACGCCGACCGCAGCCGCACGCTCCTCTTCCACACCTTCAGCAACACCGGCTGGCTCGC gtATGGTGCGGTACTTGAGAATCTACAATCAAGAGCTGATATAATTGAGAGGATAAAGGGATGTATTGTAGACTCGGCACCAGTTCTAGAGATTAGACCAGAG GTCTGGGCTGCTGGTTTCTCTGCTGCCATGCTGAAGAAAAGTAGTTCTTTAACAGGACCTTCAGCTGACTCCCCTGATGGATCTGCTTTGAATGGTGCCTTGAACAAAGTTACTTCTGTCTCAGAGTTAACGAAACCATCATGGGGTGAAACTTTTCTTCTTTCAACCCTTCAAAAGTTCTTTGAGATTGTCCTTCACCTACCTGATGTAAACCG GAGAATGCACAAGGTCCTCTCGGTTCTTTCAGATAAGCAGCCGCCCTGCCCCCAGTTCTACCTGTACAGCTCCGCCGACAGAGTGATCCCTGCCGAATGCGTAGAGAGCTTCATTAACATGCAGAGATCACTGGGGCTGAGCGTCTCAGCACACAATTTTGTCTCGTCACCGCATGTGGACCACTACAGGAGCTTCCCTCACCTGTACTCTGCCAAGATCGACGAGTTCCTGAAGGTCTGTTCCCTAGTTAGTGTATGA